One genomic window of Melitaea cinxia chromosome 10, ilMelCinx1.1, whole genome shotgun sequence includes the following:
- the LOC123656819 gene encoding enoyl-CoA hydratase domain-containing protein 2, mitochondrial — protein MWIQRFNSLKHIRKLNTVKCLSTKAQDVENIGPIVFQKLGGEDKGIAVYGLNSPKERNALGFDLIQAMREVNQIIREDTKISVVILHSLVRGIFCAGANLKERFKMNDDEVATFVRGLRNTFIEIEDLPMPTIAAIEGVAVGGGLELALACDIRVAADSAKLGLVETGRGLIPGAGGTQRLPRVIHLNIAKELIFTSRIISGNEAKELGLVNHVVPQNGNNNAAYEKSLEIAREIILNAPLALRCAKQAINEGVQLSITDGYEVEQKYYEKNIPTKDRQEGMLSFIQKRKPQYQGH, from the exons ATGTGGATCCAACGTTTTAATTCACTTAAACATATTCGAAAGCTTAATACAGTAAAATGTTTATCAACAAAAGCACAAGATGTCGAAAATATTGGTCCCattgtatttcaaaaattaGGAGGCGAGGATAAAGGAATAGCAGTGTATGGCTTAAATAGTCCAAAAGAGAGAAACGCTCTCGGCTTTGATCTTATCCAAGCTATGAGAGAAGTCAATCAAATCATCCGAGAGGACACAAAAATCTCAGTTGTAATACTGCACAGCTTAGTTCGTGGAATATTTTGTGCTG GAGCAAATCTCAAGGAACGGTTCAAGATGAATGATGATGAGGTTGCAACTTTCGTGAGAGGTCTAAGAAACACATTTATAGAAATTGAAGATCTTCCGATGCCTACAATAGCTGCTATTGAGGGGGTTGCTGTAGGAGGAGGTTTAGAATTGGCATTGGCGTGTGATATCAGGGTAGCTGCAGACTCGGCAAAGCTTGGTTTAGTTGAGACTGGACGAGGTCTCATCCCTGGTGCTGGAGGTACCCAAAGGCTACCGAGAGTCATACATCTCAATATAGCTAAGGAATTAATTTTCACATCTCGAATAATTAGTGGGAATGAAGCTAAAGAACTTG GATTAGTTAACCATGTTGTTCCACAAAATGGCAACAACAATGCAGCCTATGAAAAGTCACTGGAAATAGCtcgtgaaattattttaaatgcacCTCTAGCTTTGAGATGTGCTAAGCAGGCTATCAACGAGGGTGTTCAGCTCAGCATCACGGATGGGTATGAAGTAGAACAAAAGTACTATGAGAAGAACATCCCCACTAAAGACAGACAGGAAGGAATGCTATCATTCATTCAAAAGAGGAAACCACAATATCAAGGACATTGA
- the LOC123656818 gene encoding EKC/KEOPS complex subunit Tprkb-like: MSLAPYTCALDPETGTTIKIYLIKDVKNVETIRNNIINGVWKCAVIKPSLILDLFQIVVAANRAVLSEKTKSLVTKTVYSEILYNLSLSKNISQSLTKFGIEKDNSILVCFLVNDIGETEEIIKEIEGELCPLSDLSNFTNVKDIKSVYKLNNLKSDDNLLDVIVSKIVTKSFVSH, encoded by the coding sequence atgtctCTAGCACCGTACACATGTGCTTTAGATCCTGAAACAGGGACGACCATCAAAATATATCTCATAAAGGACGTAAAGAACGTGGAAACGATAAGGAATAACATTATAAACGGCGTCTGGAAATGTGCGGTGATAAAACCTAGCTTAATATTGGACCTGTTTCAAATTGTAGTCGCCGCGAACCGCGCAGTTTTAtcagaaaaaacaaaaagtttggTCACTAAGACTGTATATTCGGAAATTCTATATAACTTGtcattaagtaaaaatatatcacaaagTCTAACTAAATTTGGTATTGAAAAAGATAACAGTATCCTAGTCTGTTTTCTAGTTAATGATATAGGCGAAACTgaagaaattataaaagaaatagaaGGTGAATTATGTCCATTGAgtgatttaagtaattttacaaatgtaaAAGACATTAAAAGTGTATATAAATTGAACAATTTAAAGTCTGATGATAATTTACTTGATGTTATTGTAAGCAAAATAGTCACTAAGAGTTTTGTTAgtcattaa
- the LOC123657369 gene encoding 28S ribosomal protein S33, mitochondrial: MATNFVKYSQIINNTTKYAQRMKRLSNRIFGEVAIPTNPKSMKVVKIFEARPLHTNEEIIHYYPRHVETHALMLKLREYGLFRDEHQDFKEEMKRLRELRGKVKVWKRKLNQEQKES; the protein is encoded by the coding sequence ATGGCgacgaattttgtaaaatattcgcaaattataaataacacaacTAAATACGCACAACGGATGAAAAGGTTATCAAACAGGATATTCGGCGAAGTCGCGATCCCTACAAACCCCAAGTCGATGAAAGTGGTTAAAATATTCGAGGCGCGTCCCCTACACACTAATGAGGAGATCATTCACTACTACCCCCGACACGTGGAGACACACGCTTTGATGCTCAAGCTACGCGAGTACGGTTTGTTCCGTGATGAACATCAGGACTTCAAGGAAGAAATGAAAAGGCTGAGGGAACTCCGCGGAAAAGTTAAAGTATGGAAGCGAAAACTTAATCAGGAGCAAAAAGAatcgtag
- the LOC123656982 gene encoding phosphomannomutase, which translates to MSNHDRTDDLPEKTTETNRKNVLYLFDVDGTLTKPRQVISEDLKSFLLEKVKPKVSVGLVSGSDYVKIVEQMNGVEVANQFDYVFCENGVVQYRQGKLISTQSILNYIGEKTLQKVINFALGYMSKLQLPAKRGNFVEFRSSMINICPVGRSCSQAERDEFSRYDQEHKIRAKFVEALQREFDSKLVFALGGQISVDVFPRGWDKTYCLGHLETENFKEIHFFGDKVMPGGNDHEIFNDSRTVGHSVTSPDDTKQQLKQCLNIE; encoded by the coding sequence ATGTCCAATCACGATAGAACAGATGATTTACCAGAGAAGACAACTGAAACTAATcggaaaaatgttttatatttattcgacGTGGACGGCACCTTGACGAAACCACGTCAAGTTATTTCGGAAgatttgaaaagttttttacTTGAAAAAGTAAAGCCGAAAGTTTCAGTGGGACTCGTCAGTGGCTCGGATTATGTTAAAATCGTAGAGCAAATGAACGGCGTTGAGGTTGCGAATCAATTCGACTACGTGTTCTGTGAAAATGGGGTGGTGCAATATAGGCAAGGAAAATTAATAAGTACGCAGagtattttgaattatatcgGTGAGAAAACTCTTCAAAAAGTGATCAATTTTGCTTTAGGTTATATGTCCAAATTGCAGCTTCCAGCTAAGAGAGGCAATTTCGTTGAGTTTCGTTCGAGTATGATAAACATCTGCCCCGTGGGACGGTCGTGCAGTCAGGCCGAGAGAGATGAGTTCTCTAGATATGACCAAGAGCATAAAATAAGAGCAAAGTTTGTGGAGGCTCTTCAAAGAGAATTTGACTCAAAGTTAGTATTTGCCCTTGGAGGACAAATCAGTGTTGATGTTTTCCCCAGGGGTTGGGACAAAACATACTGTCTTGGACATTTAGAGACTGAGAATTTTAAGGAAATCCATTTTTTCGGGGACAAAGTCATGCCCGGTGGCAATGACCATGAAATCTTCAATGATTCGAGGACAGTCGGTCACTCTGTCACTTCTCCAGATGACACCAAACAACAGTTGAAACAGTGCcttaatattgaataa
- the LOC123657104 gene encoding N-sulphoglucosamine sulphohydrolase: MARSPGAVIGVIALILSIISTETVLSNKARNVLILLADDGGFELGVYRNKICQTPNIDALARRSLIFNNAFSSVSSCSPSRAALLTGAPSHQNGMYGLHHGVHHFNSFDNVTSLPNLLREHGIYTGIIGKKHVGPQNVYKFDFEQTEENNHINQVGRNITHMKLLARKFLNEANKQNKPFFLYVGFHDPHRCGHSEPQWGPFCERFGSGEPGAGLIPDWKPWYYQWDEVQLPYHVQDTEAARRDIAAQYTTMSRLDQGVALMLQELEAAGHKDDTLVVYTSDNGIPFPSGRTNFYDAGLREPLLISSPEPTSRKNEVSGAMVSLLDITPTVLDWFGIKKEREISNDIWGDDRPKSLLPILEKEPPHSDQEAVFASQTHHEITMYYPMRAVRTRRYKLIHNLNYGMPFPIDQDLYVSPTFQDILNRTRSKQPLPWYKTLKQYYYRPQWELYDLKMDPEEVNNLHGKPSLEQVESTLRERLHEWQRSTRDPWLCSPDAVMERGDSSAVCMSLDNGLSHYHPR, from the exons ATGGCACGATCGCCGGGTGCTGTTATCGGCGTTATCGCGCTAATATTGAGCATTATTTCAACAGAAACGGTGTTATCTAATAAAGCGCGAAATGTTCTCATACTACTCG CGGATGATGGAGGTTTCGAACTGGGAGTGTATCGTAATAAAATATGCCAAACACCCAACATAGATGCGCTGGCACGACGTAGCCTCATATTTAATAATGCTTTCTCTTCGGTCAGCAGTTGCTCGCCCAG tCGAGCGGCCCTTCTCACTGGCGCTCCAAGTCACCAGAATGGCATGTACGGACTACACCATGGAGTTCATCATTTTAATTCCTTCGATAATGTGACAAGTTTGCCGAACTTGTTGCGGGAACATGGGATTTATACCg gtATAATTGGTAAGAAGCATGTTGGACCACAAAATGTCTACAAATTTGACTTTGAACAGACTGAAGAGAACAACCACATCAACCAAGTGGGTCGCAACATTACTCATATGAAACTACTTGCGAGGAAATTCCTCAACGAAGCCAACAAACAAAACAA GCCATTTTTCCTATACGTCGGGTTTCATGACCCTCATCGTTGCGGGCATAGTGAGCCCCAGTGGGGACCTTTCTGCGAACGTTTCGGCTCAGGGGAGCCTGGAGCTGGTCTCATACCAGACTGGAAGCCCTGGTACTATCAGTGGGACGAGGTGCAACTACCTTACCATGTGCAA gaCACTGAAGCTGCGCGGAGAGACATAGCAGCCCAATATACGACAATGTCGAGATTAGATCAAg GTGTTGCTCTCATGCTTCAAGAACTGGAAGCAGCTGGACACAAAGACGACACGTTGGTCGTGTATACATCGGACAATGGTATACCGTTCCCATCTGGTCGTACAAATTTTTACGATGCTGGACTTAGAGAACCGCTGTTGATATCATCACCGGAACCTACCTCTAGGAAAAACGAAGTCTCCGGAGCTATGGTTAGTTTACTGGACATAACGCCTACTGTGCTGGATTGGTTTGGGATCAAAAAGGAACGGGAAATTAGCAATGATATATGGGGCGATGACCGGCCTAAAAGTCTACTGCCCATTTTGGAAAAAG agcCACCACACTCAGATCAGGAAGCAGTTTTCGCGTCGCAAACTCATCACGAGATCACGATGTACTATCCGATGCGCGCCGTGCGTACCCGACGATACAAACTTATCCACAATCTCAACTACGGCATGCCGTTCCCAATTGATCAGGATTTGTATGTTTCGCCCACTTTCCAG GATATTCTGAACCGCACTCGTAGCAAGCAACCGCTGCCGTGGTACAAAACGctcaagcagtattattacCGACCTCAGTGGGAGTTGTATGATCTAAAAATGGATCCAGAAGAAGTCAATAACCTGCACG GTAAGCCGTCGTTAGAGCAAGTGGAGTCAACGTTACGTGAAAGGCTTCACGAGTGGCAGCGCTCCACGCGCGACCCCTGGCTCTGCTCGCCCGACGCTGTGATGGAGCGCGGGGACAGCAGCGCCGTCTGCATGTCTCTGGACAACGGCCTGTCTCACTACCATCCCAGATAA